The genomic stretch ATCGAAATGATGCCTAAGCCCCCGGAAACCAGACGGGAAGACAATCCCTGGCCCGAATGGCCCAAGGTATTAAAGACTGACTATGGTCAGGAGGAAGCCATTGCAGTATATGGAAGTGATCCGAGAGTTTATGAATCAACGGTAAAAGAATTTATAGCAGATAAGGATGGCAATCTGATCAAAGTTAAGATTGTGAAGCTTTGCAGCAAATTCAATGCTGAAACAAAGAGGTTTCAGATGGAAGAGGTACCGGGCAGTGAATATGAAGTAAATGCAGATTATGTATTTATTGCAGCAGGTTTCCTCGGAACAGAAGAATATGTGGCAAAAGCCTTTGGTGTCGAGTTAAATGCGAGAACCAATGTTGCTACAGAGGAAGGCAAATATCAAACCAGCCAGGAGAAAGTATTTGTAACCGGTGACATGCGCAGAGGACAGAGTCTTGTAGTATGGGCAATCAGAGAAGGCAGAGAAGTTGCTATGGCTGTGGATGAAAGTCTGATGGGATATAGTAATTTATAAGATAAGAAAGAATGGGAGTGATGCTGTTTTATGGTGGCATCACTCCTTTTATCATCTCATAAATTAGTGATTTAATAGATACGTTGAAATATAAATTTTAGAATTTATTATATAACCTAAATGAAATTTTTATATATGAAGAAAAATACTAGAAATCTTTTACCAGGCGATAATATTACAATGACGAGCAAAAGTGCTTAATTACAGGATTTTCTTAATATTATGAGAAAAGTGGTTTTACTTGGTAAAAAATTAAAAATTCATTGATTTTACTGTGATTTAAGAGTATTGTTAGTATTATATTTATAGCGATTATGCGGATAGAACCAAAACATGAGATGTATTGAAATTCTTGCAAAGCATTATTTTTAGAAGCATAGACAACTATAGAACCAAAACATGAGATGTATTGAAATACGGCTAATGCAGAATATTTAAAAATTATGAATTCAATAGAACCAAAACATAAGATGTATTGAAATAACTGTTTTAAGAGAGCTATACCGGCTGCGGAAGTATAGAACCAAAACATAAGATGTATTGAAATGAAAAATGTTGATGTCACCACTGGAGAGATTGAAATAGAACCAAAACATGAAATGTAATAAAACCAAAACACAAAACAATTTTTCGACCTTAACATAGACCCGATGATCCGATGGATGGCAGTAATGTGCGGTAGATGTGAAGTCAGCTACCGCACATTATAACTATGAGAATCAATCACATAAAGGTAAATCAATCCACCTACTATAGTTACTGTATCCCAGGAATCTTGGGCAATCCATTAAAACCAATAGCTAAATCCTCGTCTGTCGGTATATAATCCGTCATCTTACCACTCATATAAGCATTATAGGCTGTCATATCAAAATATCCTGTTCCGGTAAGTCCGAACAATATTGTCTTAGCTTCTCCGGTCTCCTTGCATTTTAGAGCTTCATTAATTGCACCAAGAATAGCATGAGAAGATTCCGGTGCCGGCAGGATAGTCTCCTGTTTGGCGAAGAGAGTAGCTGCTTCGAATACCTTCGTCTGCTCCACAGAAACAGCCTCCATATAACCATCATGATACAATTTGGACAGAATGGGAGACATGCCGTGGTATCGTAAGCCTCCCGCATGGTTGGCAGAAGGAACAAAACCGCTTCCCAAAGTATACATCTTAGCCAATGGTGTGATTTTACCTGTGTCACAGAAGTCATAAGCATATTTTCCTCTGGTAAAGGAAGGGCAGGAAGCAGGTTCCACAGCAATTATGCTGGGATTGGCTTTTCCGGTCAGTTTATCCTGCATGAAAGGAGCTATAAGACCACCAAGATTGGAGCCACCACCGGCACAGCCGATAACGATATCCGGATATTCATCAATCAGTTCCATTGCTTTCTTGGACTCCAAGCCGATAATAGATTGATGGAGCAATACCTGATTTAATACGGAACCTAAGACATAACGGCAGCCGGGAGTCGTAACCGCCTTTTCCACAGCCTCTGAGATGGCACAGCCAAGGCTTCCTGTGGTATCAGGATCAACTGCCAGTATAGCACGACCGGCATTGGTGGTATCACTGGGGCTTGGGTATATCTTGCCGTCAAAAGTTTCAATGATTGCTCGTCGGAAAGGCTTCTGTTCATAGGAACACTTTACCATATAAACTGTCAGCGGGATGTTGTAGTAAGCGCAGGCTTCTGATAAGGCGGTACCCCATTGTCCGGCACCGGTTTCTGTAGTCAGACTGGTCAGTCCCTGTTCTTTGGCGTAATAAGCCTGTGCAACTGCAGAATTTAATTTATGGCTACCGGAAGTATTATTTCCTTCAAATTTATAATATATCTTTGCAGGCGTTCCAAGGTATTTCTCCAGATTGTAAGCCCGGATCAAAGGAGAAGGCCGGTACATCTTATAAAACTCCTGGATTTCTTCAGGGATATCAATATAGCGGGTGGTATTGTCCATTTCCTGTTTTGCCAGTTTTTCGCAGAAGACCGGATATAGATCCTCCACAGTAGCAGGTTGATTCGTAGCAGGATTTAACATGGGTTCCGGCAGTTCCTTCATGTCAGCGCGAAGATTATACCAGCTGGTGGGCATCTGCTCCTCGGTAAGATAGATTCTGTGTGGTATTTTTGCCATAATATTTGCTCCTTTCGAGATAAAATAATTATTTTGGCTTTGCCGGGTGTACACTGTCTTCATTTAGCACAATAAAAAAAGACCTCTGTCACAGTATAAATATACTGGGACAAAAGTCTGAAACTTCTGCGGTACCACCCATTTTGATGCACAAAGGCATCCTCTTATTCCATATACAGCCTATATATGCTTCCTTGGTAACGAGTGAAGATCTCGTCAGGCATTACTCAGCTATTGCCTTTCTTCCTGCCCTCTTAAGTCCATTCAGCAAAATCCTTGTTGCCGCAATTCCACCACCTGCGGCTCTCTTAAAACAGAATATTCTGCTTACTACTCTTAATCAACGGTTTATTACACTCAGTATATCCTTGGTATTAGGATTTGTCAATTGTAAAATTATTATGATAATAGAATAATTACCAGTAGGAAAATTTGTGGTTGAAGAATGCCGGAGGCAGCAGAAAAGTTATCTAAAAGTTACTCGTCATAAAAATTGATTTCCCAGTTGAGTCAGCAGCAGATTAAAAGTTATCAGAAAGTATATGAAAATTCTTCCGGAGCAGCATCTTTCGAGGCTAAAATCTGCTGATAGTTTAATAAATTTCACTCAGATAAAACTCAAATTTATAACACTGATGTTCTTGAAAGGTCAGCCAGAAAATATTGAAATTATAAACACAGATACTAAAATTTGATTCAGATAATTCAAAAATATAAATTTTACACACTGATGTTTCTATAATATAAGTCAGATAACCCCTAAATTTAGTACACAGATATTCCTAAATTTAGTACAAAGATATTCCCAAAATTGATGCTACGGTTATTCCTGAAAAGACAACCAGAATATTCCTTAGAAACACCTGTAATACTGGTTGAAAGGCTGTAAAAGTGATAAAATAAATCTATCTCTGAAAGGCTTTAAGTAGTTTTAAGGTTATGATGGTATACTCTCCTTAGGAAATGACATTCATATTGAACGGAGGGATACCATGCAACAGTATAAATACAATATTCAATGTGATACACTAACACCGGAGCAGGAATTTTATCAGGAATCTTATGTCTTTTTAGAAGGTGCTATTATTGAAGTTCTTTCAAGACTTGAGATAATCCGTAAATATAAACTTACAAAAGGCTTAAATGATCCAATCGAGCACTGTAAGGCTAGAATAAAATCAGCAGAAAGTATGAAAGAGAAGCTTAAGCGAAAGGAACTATCAGTAACCGTAAGCAATGCGCTTACGCAAATATTTGATGCCGCAGGTATTCGTATTATTTGTACCTTTCTTGATGATATTTACTGGATTGTTGATATGTTAAAGAATCAGGAAGACTTTGAAGTAATCGAAGAGAAGGATTACATCAGAAATCCCAAGCCAAATGGCTATCGAAGTTATCATCTGATTCTTAAGGTACCTCTTCATTTAGAAGATCATATCCAGAATGTATATTGTGAGCTCCAGATAAGGACCATAGCAATGGATTGCTGGGCAAGTCTGGAACATCAGATGAAATACAAAAAGGATATAACCTGTCCGGACATGATAACAGCAGAATTAAAGCGATGTGCCGATGAGATGGCATCAACCGACTTAAATTTTCAAACTATTTTGGATATGATAAAGGTAAATGCCATGAAGCTGTAGCATCAAAAGAAAGGTAATAAAATTACGTACCAGTTTAAGAAAAACTGTTGAGAAAATAAAAGGATAACTTGTTTGTACTTTTTCCTTGGTACTGGCATACAATTTGGAAGCTGGAGTAAATAAAATAAAACCTACACCAACTAAACAGGCATTCCCGATAAGCGTTACCGCAGACAAGCTTACGGTATGCATATTGTCAGGGTGTAAGTAAATTCGATTATAGAAAGGTGCCACAAAATACATTCATCAACCTGTATGATTTGTGGCGGTATCGCAGGCAGGCATGCGATATGCAATGGGTGAGATTATGAGAATACTTTTAGCAGAAGATGAAAAAGAACTGTCCAATGCACTGGTTGCCATACTTAAACATAATAATTATTCAGTAGATCCCGTATACGATGGGGCGGATGCCTTGGATTACGGATTATCAGAGAATTACGATATTATTATATTAGACATCATGATGCCGAAGTTAAGCGGCCTTGAAGTGTTAAAAAAACTCAGGGACAAGGGTATCCACACCCCAATACTAATGCTTACGGCAAAGGCTGAAATAGAAGACCGGATAACAGGGCTTGATTTAGGAGCAGATGATTATTTGAGCAAACCTTTTGCAATGGGAGAATTACTGGCTAGAATCCGTGCAATGGGCAGAAGAAAATCTGAGTTTACCCCTAACATCATTGGTGTGGGCAATGTGTCTCTGAATAAAGAGAACTATGAACTGACAAATGATAAGGCTTCTTTAAGGCTGGGCAATAAAGAATACCAGATGATGGAGATGCTTATGGTAAATCCGAAACGTCTGATTTCCACAGAGCAGTTTATGGAGCGTATCTGGGGATACGATGCTCAGGCAGAGATCAATGTTGTATGGGTATACATTTCCTACCTTAGAAAGAAGCTGGATTCCCTTGAAGCAAATGTAAAAATTAAAGCCGTAAGGGGAGTTGGCTATCAATTGGAGGTC from Anaerocolumna sp. AGMB13020 encodes the following:
- a CDS encoding response regulator transcription factor; this encodes MRILLAEDEKELSNALVAILKHNNYSVDPVYDGADALDYGLSENYDIIILDIMMPKLSGLEVLKKLRDKGIHTPILMLTAKAEIEDRITGLDLGADDYLSKPFAMGELLARIRAMGRRKSEFTPNIIGVGNVSLNKENYELTNDKASLRLGNKEYQMMEMLMVNPKRLISTEQFMERIWGYDAQAEINVVWVYISYLRKKLDSLEANVKIKAVRGVGYQLEVCEEAEND
- a CDS encoding TrpB-like pyridoxal phosphate-dependent enzyme translates to MAKIPHRIYLTEEQMPTSWYNLRADMKELPEPMLNPATNQPATVEDLYPVFCEKLAKQEMDNTTRYIDIPEEIQEFYKMYRPSPLIRAYNLEKYLGTPAKIYYKFEGNNTSGSHKLNSAVAQAYYAKEQGLTSLTTETGAGQWGTALSEACAYYNIPLTVYMVKCSYEQKPFRRAIIETFDGKIYPSPSDTTNAGRAILAVDPDTTGSLGCAISEAVEKAVTTPGCRYVLGSVLNQVLLHQSIIGLESKKAMELIDEYPDIVIGCAGGGSNLGGLIAPFMQDKLTGKANPSIIAVEPASCPSFTRGKYAYDFCDTGKITPLAKMYTLGSGFVPSANHAGGLRYHGMSPILSKLYHDGYMEAVSVEQTKVFEAATLFAKQETILPAPESSHAILGAINEALKCKETGEAKTILFGLTGTGYFDMTAYNAYMSGKMTDYIPTDEDLAIGFNGLPKIPGIQ
- a CDS encoding GTP pyrophosphokinase, with product MQQYKYNIQCDTLTPEQEFYQESYVFLEGAIIEVLSRLEIIRKYKLTKGLNDPIEHCKARIKSAESMKEKLKRKELSVTVSNALTQIFDAAGIRIICTFLDDIYWIVDMLKNQEDFEVIEEKDYIRNPKPNGYRSYHLILKVPLHLEDHIQNVYCELQIRTIAMDCWASLEHQMKYKKDITCPDMITAELKRCADEMASTDLNFQTILDMIKVNAMKL